In the Deinococcus ficus genome, one interval contains:
- a CDS encoding YebC/PmpR family DNA-binding transcriptional regulator: MAGHSKWAQIKRKKGANDKKRSAMYSKHIRAIQAAVRSGGSGDPAGNLSLKNAIAAAKSDTVPVDNIENAIKRAVGAAEGAAEFKEQTYEGYGPGGTAIFIETLTDNVNRTVADIRAVFNKRGGSMGNSGSVAWQFEKKGVLLLTDTSEKAQEVAIEHGAEDIQESEDGLEISTGPAELYAVQDALAAAGFQVESAQITMLPSNTVAVAGDDAKKLLTLVEYLEELDDVQNVYTNADLPDDLE, encoded by the coding sequence ATGGCAGGTCACAGCAAATGGGCGCAGATCAAGCGCAAGAAGGGTGCCAACGACAAGAAACGCAGCGCGATGTACAGCAAGCACATCCGCGCCATTCAGGCGGCCGTCCGTTCGGGCGGCAGCGGTGACCCGGCCGGGAACCTCAGCCTGAAAAACGCCATCGCCGCCGCCAAGAGTGACACCGTGCCGGTGGACAACATCGAGAACGCCATCAAACGCGCGGTGGGCGCGGCCGAGGGCGCCGCGGAATTCAAGGAGCAGACGTACGAGGGCTACGGCCCCGGCGGCACGGCCATCTTCATCGAGACGCTGACCGACAACGTGAACCGCACCGTGGCCGACATCCGCGCGGTGTTCAACAAGCGCGGCGGCAGCATGGGCAACAGCGGCAGCGTGGCCTGGCAGTTCGAGAAAAAGGGCGTGCTGCTGCTCACGGACACCAGCGAAAAGGCCCAGGAAGTCGCCATCGAGCACGGCGCGGAGGACATCCAGGAATCCGAGGACGGCCTGGAGATCAGCACCGGCCCGGCCGAGCTGTACGCCGTGCAGGACGCCCTGGCCGCCGCAGGCTTTCAGGTAGAGAGCGCGCAGATCACCATGCTGCCCAGCAACACAGTCGCCGTGGCCGGGGACGACGCGAAGAAACTGCTGACGCTCGTGGAGTACCTCGAAGAGCTCGACGACGTGCAGAACGTGTACACGAACGCCGACCTGCCCGACGACCTGGAGTGA
- a CDS encoding putative bifunctional diguanylate cyclase/phosphodiesterase, producing the protein MSTTSGPTAAELAARLAELSPAVLAEPGRVRGELRELLAQTRQQGAAEAEVQALLELSRCDFYQGRYEDMHALAEQALKCSRRRGFTVLETRALNSLGLSALRQRHLPQAMEHFMAALRLAAHADEVSAAITLGNVALVYVQLDRHDTALKLQSHVRAVMQGADQPVYLAFALSNLLGSHRRLGHHAAVLDLAAQAIVLCRAHGIARFECTTHVALGRTLLDLGRLEAARRTATAGLRVARWAQDRESMAALRLLEGEALLAQRLTAEATTSLNEALRLSTAVGLALQLEVHEAMAHLHEARGELGRAQHHHDAVRTLRAGLPTPATVPPHLALPAGPFGPYTWAPELAALVGSLNPPAPLPDTAVSRDGLTGHLDRGALQGALRRQLDLLGPEDLLGVLFLGVDGMRAVNERFGQDVGDRLLGEVGRRLQATLRAGDVIGRLGSDEFMVILPYLAQTDDLGLVTERVLDAIRVPFVTAGQEISVSVSVGGAVAPQDGTGVDELLSHADLALHQAKRAGRGGAHLYEAALSADEQRRRVLRYDLRTALRYDELRLHYQPVHALPGLDLTGYEALLRWQHPRLGLLRPTQFVPLAEESRLILDLGDWALCEAARQAARWRFPERNLSMAVNISQLQFAQPDFVSGVKAALRGAGLDGRHLLLELTESALHPDAARTDAHLAALADLGVRVAVDDFGTGFSSLRLLQTHRFDVLKIDRGFLQDLQAEGETRERAVTLLEMTIELARRLGLRVIAEGVEFPEQIELLSALGCDGVQGYLLGTPITPEAFEPR; encoded by the coding sequence ATGAGCACCACGTCCGGACCGACGGCTGCCGAGCTGGCGGCCCGACTGGCGGAACTGTCGCCCGCGGTGCTGGCCGAACCCGGCCGCGTGCGCGGGGAACTGCGGGAGCTGCTCGCGCAGACCCGGCAGCAGGGCGCCGCCGAGGCCGAAGTGCAGGCGCTGCTGGAACTCAGCCGCTGCGACTTCTACCAGGGCCGCTACGAGGACATGCACGCCCTGGCCGAACAGGCCCTGAAATGCAGCCGCCGGCGGGGCTTCACGGTCCTGGAAACCCGCGCCCTGAACAGCCTGGGCCTCAGCGCCCTGCGCCAGCGGCACCTGCCGCAGGCCATGGAGCACTTCATGGCGGCGCTGCGCCTGGCCGCCCACGCCGACGAGGTCTCCGCCGCGATCACGCTGGGCAACGTCGCGCTGGTGTACGTGCAGCTCGACCGGCACGACACGGCCCTGAAACTGCAGTCCCACGTGCGGGCTGTCATGCAGGGCGCCGATCAGCCCGTCTATCTGGCATTCGCGCTGTCCAACCTGCTGGGCAGTCACCGCCGGCTGGGCCACCACGCCGCGGTGCTGGACCTGGCCGCGCAGGCCATCGTGCTGTGCCGCGCCCACGGCATCGCCCGCTTCGAGTGCACCACGCACGTCGCCCTGGGCCGCACCCTGCTGGACCTGGGACGCCTGGAGGCCGCGCGCCGCACCGCCACCGCCGGCCTGCGCGTGGCCCGCTGGGCGCAGGACCGCGAATCCATGGCGGCCCTGCGCCTGCTGGAAGGCGAGGCCCTGCTCGCGCAGCGGCTGACCGCCGAGGCCACCACCAGCCTCAACGAGGCCCTGCGCCTGAGCACTGCCGTGGGGCTGGCCCTGCAACTGGAGGTGCACGAGGCCATGGCACACCTGCACGAGGCCCGCGGGGAACTCGGGCGCGCCCAGCACCACCACGACGCCGTGCGCACCCTGCGCGCCGGCCTGCCCACGCCCGCGACCGTGCCGCCCCACCTGGCGCTCCCGGCCGGGCCGTTCGGGCCGTACACCTGGGCGCCGGAACTCGCCGCGCTGGTGGGCAGCCTGAACCCCCCGGCCCCCCTGCCGGACACCGCCGTGAGCCGGGACGGGCTGACCGGCCACCTGGACCGCGGCGCCCTGCAGGGCGCGCTGCGCCGGCAGCTGGACCTGCTCGGCCCGGAGGACCTGCTGGGCGTGCTGTTCCTCGGTGTGGACGGCATGCGCGCCGTGAACGAACGCTTCGGGCAGGACGTCGGGGACCGCCTGCTGGGCGAGGTGGGCCGGCGCCTGCAGGCCACGCTGCGCGCCGGGGACGTGATCGGCCGGCTGGGCAGCGACGAGTTCATGGTGATCCTGCCTTACCTCGCGCAGACGGACGACCTCGGACTGGTCACGGAGCGCGTGCTGGACGCCATCCGCGTGCCGTTTGTCACCGCCGGGCAGGAGATCAGCGTGTCCGTGTCGGTGGGAGGCGCGGTGGCCCCGCAGGACGGCACCGGCGTGGACGAACTGCTCAGCCACGCCGACCTGGCGCTGCACCAGGCCAAACGCGCCGGGCGGGGCGGCGCGCACCTGTACGAGGCCGCCCTGAGCGCCGACGAGCAGCGCCGCCGGGTGCTGCGCTACGACCTGCGCACCGCCCTGCGCTACGACGAACTCCGGCTGCACTACCAGCCTGTGCACGCCCTGCCGGGCCTGGACCTCACCGGGTACGAGGCGCTGCTGCGCTGGCAGCACCCCCGCCTGGGCCTGCTGCGGCCCACGCAGTTCGTGCCGCTCGCCGAGGAAAGCCGCCTGATCCTGGATCTGGGCGACTGGGCGCTGTGCGAGGCCGCCCGGCAGGCGGCCCGCTGGCGCTTCCCGGAACGGAACCTGAGCATGGCGGTGAACATCTCGCAGCTGCAGTTCGCGCAGCCGGACTTCGTGAGCGGCGTGAAGGCCGCCCTGCGCGGCGCCGGGCTGGACGGCCGGCACCTGCTGCTGGAACTGACCGAGTCGGCGCTGCACCCGGACGCCGCCCGCACCGACGCCCACCTGGCCGCCCTGGCGGACCTGGGTGTGCGGGTGGCGGTGGACGATTTCGGCACCGGGTTCAGCAGCCTGCGCCTGCTGCAGACCCACCGCTTCGACGTCCTGAAGATCGACCGGGGTTTCCTGCAGGACCTGCAGGCCGAGGGGGAGACGCGCGAGCGGGCCGTAACGCTGTTGGAGATGACGATAGAACTCGCCCGCCGCCTGGGCCTGCGCGTGATCGCCGAGGGCGTGGAATTCCCCGAGCAGATCGAACTGCTCAGCGCGCTGGGCTGCGACGGGGTGCAGGGGTACCTGCTGGGCACGCCCATCACGCCTGAGGCGTTCGAACCCCGTTAG
- a CDS encoding response regulator codes for MPRILVVDDDAAILKLISVILSRAGHEVRTSSHPVEALDLLKVFTPELIISDVVMPYMTGLEFLEKLRQDPKMANMPFMLLSSHAERTDIRRGMNLGADDYLPKPFTPADLTTAIDARLRRAGLNVQDENRMQARALGTAQVIWQGTQVAWVSRKALELFFYLLEHREVTSWEAAEALWPEKDESRASSLFHTTLHRLRKSLNNEAVVSTNRRYALNPDLTPEYDVQRYELLVTQAESGALGGEEIKELAGQYGTFLPGADSPWVDDVRARLEQKQMSVLGLAARAATDAGRAKEAAQFHQRALAIDPMSEQDWEGLTRALNAIGDPRARLAAQREAWWAVDLD; via the coding sequence ATGCCGCGCATTCTCGTGGTGGACGATGACGCCGCCATCCTCAAGCTCATCAGCGTGATCCTGTCACGCGCCGGGCATGAGGTCCGCACCAGCAGCCACCCCGTGGAGGCCCTGGACCTGCTGAAGGTCTTCACCCCGGAACTGATCATCAGTGACGTGGTCATGCCGTACATGACCGGCCTGGAATTCCTGGAGAAGCTGCGCCAGGACCCGAAAATGGCGAACATGCCGTTCATGCTGCTGTCCAGTCACGCCGAGCGGACCGACATCCGCCGCGGCATGAACCTGGGCGCCGACGACTACCTGCCCAAACCCTTCACGCCCGCCGACCTGACCACCGCCATCGACGCGCGGCTGCGGCGCGCGGGCCTGAACGTGCAGGACGAGAACCGCATGCAGGCCCGCGCGCTGGGTACCGCGCAGGTGATCTGGCAGGGCACGCAGGTCGCCTGGGTGAGCCGCAAGGCGCTGGAGCTGTTCTTCTACCTGCTGGAGCACCGCGAGGTCACCAGCTGGGAGGCGGCCGAGGCGCTCTGGCCGGAAAAGGACGAGTCGCGCGCCAGCAGCCTGTTCCACACGACCCTGCACCGCCTGCGCAAGAGCCTGAACAACGAGGCGGTCGTCAGCACCAACCGCCGCTACGCCCTGAACCCGGACCTCACCCCGGAGTACGACGTGCAGCGCTACGAGCTGCTGGTCACGCAGGCGGAATCGGGCGCGCTGGGCGGTGAGGAGATCAAGGAACTCGCCGGGCAGTACGGCACCTTCCTGCCGGGCGCCGACAGCCCCTGGGTGGACGACGTGCGCGCCCGCCTGGAACAGAAGCAGATGAGCGTGCTGGGGCTCGCGGCGCGCGCCGCCACCGACGCCGGCCGCGCGAAGGAGGCCGCGCAGTTCCACCAGCGGGCCCTGGCGATCGACCCGATGAGCGAGCAGGACTGGGAGGGCCTCACCCGCGCCCTGAACGCCATCGGTGACCCGCGCGCGCGCCTGGCGGCGCAGCGGGAGGCGTGGTGGGCCGTGGACCTGGACTGA